Proteins encoded by one window of Xanthomonas sp. DAR 80977:
- a CDS encoding MerC domain-containing protein, whose translation MSPTSDLRALLDRLGATGSLLCAVHCALLPLALAVLPSLGLSVWLGDGVERTLVLFVTCLGLFSLVLGYRRHRAWQALGLLLLGLLSLWAGMLVPALHHAVAPHAAIMTFGGTLVGLAHLLNLRLNHGHVHDASCAH comes from the coding sequence ATGTCGCCCACCTCCGATCTGCGCGCACTGCTCGACCGCCTCGGCGCCACCGGTTCGCTGCTGTGCGCGGTGCATTGCGCGCTGCTGCCGCTGGCGCTGGCCGTGCTGCCCTCGCTGGGCCTGTCGGTGTGGCTGGGCGACGGGGTGGAGCGCACGCTGGTGCTGTTCGTGACCTGCCTGGGCCTGTTCAGCCTGGTCCTCGGCTACCGCCGGCACCGCGCCTGGCAGGCGCTGGGGCTGCTGCTGCTGGGCCTGCTGTCGCTGTGGGCCGGCATGCTGGTGCCGGCGCTGCACCACGCGGTGGCCCCGCACGCGGCGATCATGACCTTCGGCGGCACCCTGGTCGGGCTCGCGCACCTGCTCAACCTGCGGCTCAACCATGGCCACGTGCACGACGCCAGCTGCGCCCACTGA
- a CDS encoding 30S ribosomal protein THX codes for MGKGDRKTAKGKRYNASYGNSRSHSVSKVAVGAASPVAKKSVVKTPAAKKAVAKKTVAKAG; via the coding sequence ATGGGTAAGGGTGACCGCAAGACCGCCAAGGGCAAGCGCTACAACGCCAGCTACGGCAATTCGCGCTCGCACAGCGTGAGCAAGGTGGCCGTGGGCGCCGCGTCGCCGGTCGCCAAGAAGTCGGTGGTCAAGACCCCGGCGGCGAAGAAGGCCGTGGCCAAGAAGACGGTCGCCAAGGCCGGCTGA
- a CDS encoding chloride channel protein has product MESPDPAPPQRMRQRLRPLLSHESWKQRAVLWGGAVAVALVAIVFAKASDAAFHLFQRIVAHSPWWALLLTPSVFALLAWLTNGVLRPTRGSGIPQVIAALERPDDAFRQTNLSLRVSAGKLLLTTLALLGGASVGREGPTVHVGASLMYVLGRWFGFRDPRQASHFLLAGGAAGIAAAFNTPLAGVVFAIEELSGRFEHRFSGTLLTAVIVGGVVSLGLLGNYTYFGKVSAALPLGRAWLAIALCGVVAGLLGGAFSRMVLATVAGRPRWLGALRSRHPVLLAALCGLVLVALGLVFGAGAFGTGYEQARSLVQGHASVGHEFGLMKLLANLASYVAGIPGGLFSPALAVGAGVGHNLAVLMPDVDPRTFVLLGMCAYLTGVTQAPLTSAVISLELTDSSDMLLPILATVLIARGASALVCRTPIYRGLAEQLLAAPAVAAPAPEPTPLAADLAGDSGEDDPPR; this is encoded by the coding sequence ATGGAGTCGCCCGATCCCGCGCCACCGCAGCGCATGCGCCAGCGCCTGCGCCCGCTGCTCTCGCACGAGAGCTGGAAACAACGCGCGGTGCTGTGGGGCGGCGCGGTGGCGGTGGCGCTGGTCGCGATCGTGTTCGCCAAGGCCAGCGACGCGGCCTTCCACCTGTTCCAGCGCATCGTGGCGCATTCGCCGTGGTGGGCGCTGCTGCTCACGCCGAGCGTGTTCGCGCTGCTCGCCTGGCTGACCAACGGTGTACTGCGCCCCACCCGCGGCAGCGGCATCCCGCAGGTGATCGCCGCGCTGGAACGGCCCGACGACGCGTTCCGCCAGACCAACCTGTCGCTGCGCGTGTCCGCCGGCAAGCTGCTGCTGACCACGCTGGCCCTGCTCGGCGGCGCCTCGGTCGGGCGCGAAGGCCCGACCGTGCACGTCGGCGCCAGCCTGATGTACGTGCTCGGGCGCTGGTTCGGTTTCCGCGATCCGCGCCAGGCCTCGCATTTCCTGCTCGCCGGCGGCGCCGCCGGCATCGCCGCGGCGTTCAACACGCCGCTGGCCGGGGTGGTGTTCGCGATCGAGGAACTGAGCGGCCGTTTCGAGCACCGGTTCTCCGGCACGCTGCTGACCGCGGTGATCGTCGGCGGCGTGGTGTCGCTGGGCCTGCTCGGCAACTACACCTATTTCGGCAAGGTGTCGGCGGCACTGCCGCTGGGCCGGGCATGGCTGGCGATCGCGCTGTGCGGCGTGGTCGCCGGCCTGCTCGGCGGCGCGTTCAGCCGCATGGTGCTGGCCACCGTGGCCGGCAGGCCGCGCTGGCTGGGCGCGCTGCGCAGCCGCCATCCGGTGCTGCTGGCCGCGCTGTGCGGGCTGGTCCTGGTCGCGCTGGGCCTGGTGTTTGGCGCCGGCGCGTTCGGCACCGGCTACGAGCAGGCGCGCAGCCTGGTGCAGGGCCATGCCAGCGTCGGCCACGAGTTCGGGCTGATGAAGCTGCTGGCGAACCTGGCCTCGTACGTGGCCGGCATCCCCGGCGGGCTGTTCTCGCCGGCGCTGGCGGTCGGCGCCGGCGTCGGCCACAACCTGGCGGTGCTGATGCCGGACGTGGATCCGCGCACCTTCGTGCTGCTCGGCATGTGCGCCTATCTGACCGGGGTCACCCAGGCGCCGCTGACCTCGGCGGTGATCTCGCTGGAACTCACCGACAGCAGCGACATGCTGCTGCCGATCCTGGCCACGGTGCTGATCGCCCGCGGCGCCTCGGCGCTGGTGTGCCGCACGCCGATCTATCGCGGCCTGGCCGAACAATTGCTGGCGGCGCCGGCCGTCGCCGCGCCCGCACCCGAGCCGACGCCGCTGGCCGCCGACCTGGCCGGCGACAGCGGCGAGGACGATCCGCCGCGCTGA
- a CDS encoding ectonucleotide pyrophosphatase/phosphodiesterase: MTSIALRLAGACAALLLGACASIPSSPTTAAAAPHATPSQAQRPLLLLISIDALRADMLDRGIAPNLSRLAREGVRAQWMTPSYPSLTFPNHYTLVTGLRPDHHGIVHNSMRDPLLGTFRVSDRDAVGDGRWWGGEPIWVGAEKAGLSAATWAWPGSEAAIQGVRPSRRQAFDEHVAPNARVDQALGWLDDRSAPPPQLLTLYFEQVDEAGHDFGPQSAQYARAVEQVDAAIGHLLDGLARRGQLDRTNLIVVSDHGMATVPAQQVVIVEDMVSMQEAEVVSYGQSVGIAPRPGQEARVEAKLLGAHPHYDCWRKAELPARWHYGSHPRIPPIVCQMHEGWDALPAERAAEKPSTGLRGSHGYDPALPSMRAVFIARGPAFRQGATLAPIDNVDVYPLLTRLLGIPAARNDGDPQALLPALR, encoded by the coding sequence ATGACTTCAATCGCCCTACGCCTGGCAGGCGCCTGCGCGGCGCTGCTGCTCGGCGCCTGCGCCTCCATCCCCTCTTCTCCCACCACCGCGGCCGCTGCGCCGCACGCCACGCCCAGCCAGGCGCAGCGGCCGTTGCTGCTGCTGATCTCGATCGACGCCCTGCGCGCGGACATGCTCGATCGCGGCATCGCGCCAAACCTGAGCCGGCTGGCACGCGAAGGCGTACGTGCGCAATGGATGACGCCGTCGTATCCGTCGCTGACCTTCCCCAACCACTACACCCTCGTCACCGGGCTGCGTCCGGACCACCACGGCATCGTCCACAACAGCATGCGCGACCCGCTGCTGGGCACGTTCCGGGTCAGCGACCGCGACGCGGTCGGCGACGGCCGCTGGTGGGGCGGCGAACCGATCTGGGTCGGCGCCGAGAAGGCCGGCCTGTCCGCGGCGACCTGGGCCTGGCCGGGCAGCGAGGCGGCGATCCAGGGCGTGCGCCCGAGCCGCCGCCAGGCCTTCGACGAACACGTGGCGCCGAACGCGCGGGTCGACCAGGCGCTGGGCTGGCTCGACGATCGCAGCGCGCCGCCTCCGCAGCTGCTGACCCTGTACTTCGAGCAGGTCGACGAGGCCGGCCACGACTTCGGTCCGCAGTCGGCGCAGTACGCCCGCGCGGTCGAACAAGTGGATGCGGCGATCGGCCATCTGCTGGACGGGCTGGCCCGGCGCGGGCAGCTGGACCGCACCAACCTGATCGTCGTCTCCGACCACGGCATGGCGACGGTGCCGGCGCAGCAGGTGGTCATCGTCGAGGACATGGTGTCGATGCAGGAGGCCGAGGTGGTCAGCTACGGCCAGTCGGTCGGCATCGCGCCGCGGCCCGGGCAGGAGGCCAGGGTCGAAGCCAAGCTGCTCGGCGCGCATCCGCACTACGACTGCTGGCGCAAGGCCGAGCTGCCGGCGCGCTGGCACTACGGCAGCCATCCGCGCATCCCGCCGATCGTGTGCCAGATGCACGAAGGCTGGGACGCGCTGCCGGCCGAGCGTGCCGCGGAGAAGCCGAGCACCGGCCTGCGCGGCTCGCATGGCTACGACCCGGCGCTGCCGTCGATGCGCGCGGTGTTCATCGCGCGCGGCCCGGCGTTCCGCCAGGGCGCCACGTTGGCGCCGATCGACAACGTCGACGTGTATCCGCTGCTGACCCGGCTGCTCGGCATTCCCGCCGCGCGCAACGACGGCGACCCGCAGGCGCTGCTGCCGGCACTGCGCTAG
- a CDS encoding methylated-DNA--[protein]-cysteine S-methyltransferase produces the protein MTEQRLYYDAFATPIGELTVAVGDDGVRHILFPENRYDARGRADWIRDAAPVRAAREQLLAYFAGERDHFALPLAPRGTAFQCLVWQALADIPFGATWSYAQLARHIGQPRAVRAVGAANGRNPLPIVLPCHRVIGANGALTGFGGGLPTKAALLALERRGAEPADGATASLFG, from the coding sequence ATGACTGAGCAACGCCTGTACTACGACGCCTTCGCCACGCCGATCGGCGAACTGACCGTGGCCGTCGGCGACGACGGCGTGCGCCACATCCTGTTCCCGGAGAACCGCTACGACGCGCGCGGCCGTGCCGACTGGATCCGCGATGCGGCGCCGGTGCGCGCGGCGCGCGAACAGCTGCTGGCCTATTTCGCCGGCGAGCGCGACCACTTCGCGCTGCCGCTGGCGCCGCGCGGCACCGCCTTCCAGTGCCTTGTCTGGCAGGCGCTGGCCGACATCCCGTTCGGCGCCACCTGGAGCTACGCGCAGCTGGCGCGGCATATCGGGCAGCCGCGCGCGGTGCGCGCGGTCGGCGCCGCCAACGGCCGCAATCCGCTGCCGATCGTGCTGCCCTGCCATCGCGTGATCGGCGCCAACGGCGCGCTGACCGGCTTCGGCGGCGGCCTGCCGACCAAGGCCGCGCTGCTGGCGCTGGAGCGGCGCGGCGCCGAGCCCGCGGACGGCGCGACGGCATCGCTGTTCGGCTGA